A segment of the Deltaproteobacteria bacterium genome:
TCGGTGCCGCGCTGGTGTGCCATGTGGATCTGGTGCGCCCAGTCGTTGTAGTAGGCGCGGTTGTTGTACATGATGATCAGCATCGGAATGTTGTATTTGATCGGCGTCCAGAGCGCGCCCAGGTCGAACATTAAATCGCCGTCCGGCTGCAGGTCGACGACGATTTTGCCCGTGCCTTTGTAGGCCAGCGCCGCGCCAATCGACATGCCGATCTGCGTGCCGGTGCCAAGCTCGCGCCCCAAATGACGATAGGGTTTGTCGAAGTCCCAAACCTTGTGCACCCATTCTTTCAGCGTGTTCGCCGTCAGCACCCAATCTTCGTCTTTGATCACCTGCCAGATTTCGTACGCCAAGCGCGCCTCGGTCATCGGCTTTTCGTTCCACTGCTCTTTGACCTGGTCCTGCCACTTTTGCCACTGACGGTCATGCTTTTCACCGATGGCTTTCTTGCGATCGGCTATTTTCGACTGCAAAGCCTTGTTGCCGTCGACGCGTTTTTTCACCGCCGCGCTCAGCGCGGGGATCGTCAGCGTGCTATCGCCCAACACGCGATGATCCCAATTGTGATGCTTATTGTAGTCGGTGGCCCACTTGCTGATCTCGATGTCGGCCAGGCCGATATCGATCCACTTGCAATCCAGCGCAGTAACAACGGTGATCTCGCGCGTCTGCGTATTCAACTTATGCGAGCCGCGCGTCCAGTCGACGACGTCCAGTGCGGCAATCACATCGACGCCATTGAAAGCGTCACCGTGGAAGCTCACGCTCAGCGGATGTTTGTTGGGGAAGCCCAGCCGCTTGTTAATGTCGAACGCCGAAGCGCCGACGGTTTCAGCCAGCTCGACGGTCGAGGTAAAGCCATAGGGCATGCGTGCGGCGTATTCCGTTAG
Coding sequences within it:
- a CDS encoding thiamine pyrophosphate-binding protein, with the translated sequence MADDIKKSKDRWQSDIIVDLIKQYDFPYIALNPGASYRGLHDSLVNYGENKPEMLLCQHEKIAVQIAHGYAKASGKPMIAIVHNVVGLLHAPMGIYYSYIDRSPVFIIGATGPMDEKYRRPFIDWIHTAFAQGDAVRQFTKWDYQPGSIHGVPDSFARAYSIMMSEPQGPVYMVYDSAMQEAPLKEKVDVPNYKVKVPSRVAPEPAAIEQAADMLVAANNPLLLTEYAARMPYGFTSTVELAETVGASAFDINKRLGFPNKHPLSVSFHGDAFNGVDVIAALDVVDWTRGSHKLNTQTREITVVTALDCKWIDIGLADIEISKWATDYNKHHNWDHRVLGDSTLTIPALSAAVKKRVDGNKALQSKIADRKKAIGEKHDRQWQKWQDQVKEQWNEKPMTEARLAYEIWQVIKDEDWVLTANTLKEWVHKVWDFDKPYRHLGRELGTGTQIGMSIGAALAYKGTGKIVVDLQPDGDLMFDLGALWTPIKYNIPMLIIMYNNRAYYNDWAHQIHMAHQRGTDPQRAYIGMDLEAPPPDFAHIAKGFGWYTEGAIEDPNEVGPAVKRAIARVKAGKPALVDAIVWRRGENA